The following is a genomic window from Halichoerus grypus chromosome 5, mHalGry1.hap1.1, whole genome shotgun sequence.
CTGTGAAGGCCCTGACGCCATGTATGTCAAATTGATATCTTCGGATGGTCATGAATTTATTGTAAAAAGAGAACATGCGCTAACATCTGGAACAATAAAAGCCATGTTGAGTGGCCCAGGTAGGtacatgtctttattttctgttaataaaTCTTCACTTTTAACGTGTTTTTACTTGAATTAAGTGACTCATAACATTAAATGAGACAGTAACTGTTCTAACATTATTGCATGGTTATGTTGCATTGGAAAAATTGATTTTTGCCAGTTCCTGTTTTCAGTTATTTACCCTAATAGGAAGAGTCTTTTCCCTACATTAGTTATCATGGTTAATTTCTTCACCACAAAAGGACTCTGATGGTGATTTGTGCTCCTAATTATATATAAAGTTGATTTTTAGAAGTTACCACttcccaaatatctttttttttttttttttttaagattttatttatttgacagagagagacacagcaagagagggaacacaagcaggggaaatgggagagggagaagcagggagcccgatttggggctcgatcccaggaccctgggatcatgacccaagccgaaggcagatgcttaacaactgagccacccaggcacccctcccagaCATCTGTTCttaactctttctttctcttttttgttcctttgagataattttttttttttacctcaaggaaatttttttttgaggattggAATTTTCGAGAACATACAATAATACCaattttaacttttggaggaaacaCCAAACTGCACAGTAGCTGCACCATCTTACATTTCTACCACCATTGTATGAGtattctagtttctccacattttcagacatttctgttcccatttttttgattctagccatcctaatgggtgtgaagtggtttctcattgtattttgtttcaatatttatttatttaagagagagggagagagtacaagcagggaaaggtacagagggagaggaagagaatctcaagcagactccccgctgagcacggagcccaatgcaggactcaatctcaagaccctgagatcaggatctgagcagaaaccaagagtcagatgcctaactgactgaactactCAGGCACTTTCCATTGTATTTTGGATTAGCATTTCTCTAAGGACTGATGCTAAACATCACTTCTGGTGTTTGCTATACATttatatatcatctttggagaaatgtctattcaaatctgttgcatatttttcaattcagttgtgtgtctttttgttactgagttgtaagagttctttataaattctggacgctaaccccttatcagacataccatttgcaaatattttcttataacagttctatgattttatttattaatttttaaagactttacctatttatttgacagagcgagcacaagcagggggaacagaagagggagagggagaagcaggctccctgctgagcagggaacccaatgcggggctcgatcccaggaccctgggaccatgacctgagccgaaggcagacacttaactgactcagccacccacgcatccccagttttatgtttttagcttttacatttaggtctttgattttaagggaatttttgtatatggtgtgaggtaatgATTCAGCCTCATTCTTTCTAATGTGGGctttccagtaccatttgttaaagagactgttctttcccccgtTTAATGGTCTTGACACCTTGTTGAAAATAAGTTAACCATAGCtatgtgggtttatttatggGTTCTCAACTCTCTTCCATtgagagtccttttttttttttaattttttttcttttaagtaatctctacacccaatgtgaggcttgaactcaaaaccctgacatcaggagttgtatgctctacccactgagccaaccaggtgccccattccattgatctattctTATAATACCacaatattttaattactatCGCTTTGTAGTAAGCTATGAAATGGGGCATTGTGAGGCCTCtaactttgttttactttttcaagattgttttggctatttgaggtcccttgtttgttttggggtttttttagttttgatttaaattccagttagttaatatacagcatattagtttcaggtgtacaatatagtggttcagcacttccatgcaacacccagtgttcGTTACAAGTGCAGTCCTTagttcccatcacctatttaatccatccccacacctacctcccttctagtaaccatcagtttgttctgtgtagttaagaatctgtttcttgctttgcctctctACTTAAgtattttccccctttgctcatttgttttctttcttaaattccgcacATGATTGAAactgtatggtatttgtctttctctgactgacttattttgcttagcatagtatctggcttcatccatgttgttgcaaatggcaggatttaattcttttttatggctgagtaatagtcctctgtgtgtgtgtgtgtgtgtgtgtgtgtgtgtgtgtgtgtacacacataccacatcttctttatccattcatcagttgatggatacttgggctatttccataatttggctatggtagataatgctgctataaatatcagggtgcatgtatccctttgaattagtatttttgtattctttgggtaaaaacatagtagtgcaattgctggatcataaggtagttctatttttaactttttgaggaaactccatactgttttccagagtggctgcaccagtttgcattcccaccaacagtgcaagaggattcccctttctccacatccttgcgaacacctgttgtttcttgtattgttgactttagccattctttcttttttttttaagatttcatttatttattagagagagagagagcacaagtaggcagagcggcaggcagagggagagggagaagcacgatccccgctgagcagagagcccaatatggggctcgatcccaggacctgggatcatgacctgagccgaaggcagatgcttaactgagccacccaggcgcccccgactttagccattctgacagatgtgagatgatacctcattgtagttttgatttgcatttcccttatgatgagagatgttgagtatcttttcatgtgtcttttggccatctgtatgtcttctttggaaaaatgtctattcatgtcttctacccattttttaattagattattcagtttttcgggtgttgagttttataagttctttatatattttggatactcgccctttatcaggtatgtcatttacaaatatcttcttctattccataggttgccttttagttttgttgattgtttctatTTGAGGTCACTTGTaattccttttctatattttttactatggagattttaaaacacacataaaaatagaatagTATGATACACTTCCATGTACCCGTCAACCAGCTTCAGTTTTATCAACGTTTTGCCAATCTTATTTCATCTATTATCAGTTTTTTTTATGAGTATTTCAAGGAAATAAGTCCCTGCTAGTGTCATTTGACTTGCAAAATCTATGATAGTTCCCCTGCATGCTCCCTTTTTTTCAGGTCATGAATTTTTCGGAGAAACACCGTTATTTGTAAAATGTCCACATCTAGATTAGACTTAATGTTTCATCTTGTAAGCTTATAATTAGAACTCTAGAGGTTTGATTAGAATCCAGTTCATTTTTCTGGATAAGAATACTTTATAGGTGGTACTACTGTATTCCTATTGTCTCAGTCTTTTAGCAATGTTGAGATTGATTAGTGGGTTCCAGGATTAGCAAGCTGATTCATTCATCTATGAACAGTTCTGCAGTCAGATTTTCATATAATGCTTGTAGCATTCATTGTAATTATTGCTGAGATTTACTTCATTTGGAATTACAAAACAGTGATTTTCTAACTCTTATAATATCTTTTGCATTTATTAGTTAGAATTCTCCTATAAGGAACTATTTGGTTATCCTGAAATATACTCTTTATagcaaagaaaagataaatgcttgatttttttttttttccctttacatataatttttcagtGTAATGAAATGATTCTTCAGCATCCTCCAGTAGCaaagagtattttgttttttgtttcggTTTTTTTGGGTATCATTTTCAACTTgtgactttttattattttaattttttttttaaatctagtgcAGTCCTCCTCACTGGTGCTCAAATTGCCCCCATTTGCTCAATTTTTATGCCAGAAGGAGCCACATCgggttggctcctgtgtccttttgacatggcTCTGGTAGTCTTGGATAGCTATACTACTTTCTataataagatttcttttttcttttttttttttttttaagattttatttatttatttgacagagaaagacacagcgagagagggaacacaagcagggggagtgggagagggagaagcaggcttcccgctgagcagggagcctgatacggggctcgaacccaggaccctggggtcatgacctgagccgaaggcagacgcttaacgactgagccacccaggcgcccctctataatAAGATTTCTCAGGCTTATTTGATACATTATTCTCTAATTTTGAaaacagacgtttttccaaagagcTGTTTTCTTGTAGTGGAAAATGGTACTTAGGAACCCCAGTCTGGTTGTTAGCAGTACTCATTGCTCATGGGTTGAATTACTTTTGGACTTTTCTACTGGGTAGAGCTAGGATGTACTTTAGAAAAACAAGGTCATGGGTGTcaacaaattttaattaataataaaattaaagatgtttgttttttgtaagcTTGATCTCCTTTAGTTTATCTGCAGCCCAAAACTAATGTTtgcatgaaaaggaatgaagtactgatacatgcaaccTTCAaaatatgatgctaagtgaaaggagccagacacaaaaggtcttATGTGGTaggattccatttgtataaaatatccggaatagataaatccatagagacagaaagattggTGTTTGgcagaggctggggggtgggaaaACTGTTTAAAGGGTATGGGGTTTTATTTTGGGATGATGagaatgttttggaactagatagcattggtggttgcacaacacaTTAAATGTACACTGAATTGTATACTctgaaatggttaattttatgttatatgaatttcacctcaaaaaACCCCAATGTTTGTCTAATATCAAAAGcttactgggcacctgggtggcttactggttaagcatctgccttcggttcaggtcatgatctcaggatcctgggatcgagccccacatcaggttctctgctcagcagcaagtctgcttctccctctccctctgagatctctctcgtaaataaataaataaaatccttttttttaaaaaaacttactaAGTGTCTTGGTAATATTTCATGCATATGTTCAAGAAAGAGAGTTTTAGTCATTGACAAACCAAAATTTACCTCATTGCTATGAATTCTTCATTCAATcctgctctcctttcttctcaccccacccccaaccaatAGACAGTTattagaaaacttttaaaaaactacattCTCAGAAAGCACATTTTTCTACCTTTTATATTCAGTACACAGTGCTAGTGCTAGACTGTTAAGAAACTGTTTTATCCCTCTAGTAAATGCTAAATGCTGTAAACTCTATATACCTAAAGAAATTTTGAGAGATCATTAAAAAGTTTATAAAGTGTTactaaaacaggggcgcctgggtggctcagtcgttaagcatctgcctttggctcaggtcatgatcccagggtcctgggatcgagccccgcatcgggctccctgctccacgggaagcctggttctccctctcccactccctctgcttgtgttccctctctcgctgtgtctctctctgtcaaataaataaaatcttaaaaaaaaaaagtgttactaAAACAAAGGGAAATAGCTTATGAGGAGCTCTCCTTAACATAGTCACAATTTTGAAAACTAAAGGGGGAAACAATGGGTTTGCTTTcttgagaaaatgtttttaaatagcattacatttattacttatttttacatGTCAACTCATTATAGCACAGGGCTCCTGATGATCCACAAAGACTTGATCCTTAAACTGAATCTTCTaaaagatttgtctttttttgtatcCTATTCACCCTTACTTAATCATGCGACCATGATTCTTAGGAAAAGCTAAAGTGTCCAGAGTCCTggaagaaaattagaattttaaaataaagtcttgaTTAATCTCAGTTGCGatcttaataaagatttttttatatttatactcGAAATCGGAGTTACATTAATTCGTTTGATGCTAGTTGGGTTCATTCTTTTcacattgtattagtttgctagggctgctgtaacaaagtaccatggACTGAatgatttaaacaataaaaatttactttctcaTAATTCTGAAGGGTAGGAATTTGAGATCAAGGTATTGTTagggtttcttctgaggcctctctccttgccttgATGGCTATCTTCTCCCTGTGTTCTTcaccttgtgttccctctgtgtgGCTATAACTTaacctcctgttctttttttttttttttaagattttttatttatttatttatttgacagagagagatacagcgagagagggaacacaagcagggggagtgggagagggagaagcaggcttcctgcagagcagggagtccaatgcggggctcgatcccaggaccctgggattatgacccgagccaaaggcagacgcttaacgactgagccacccaggcgcccttaacctCCTGTTCTTATAAGGATAtagtcatattagattagggtCCACTCCAATAATCCTGTTCTGTCCTAATTACCTCTTCAAAGACCCCATCCCATGGGTCATTAAGCAGCACCTATACTAAaactggaatgatacagagaagattagcatggcccctgtgcaaggatgatACACAAATTTGAGAAGCattccatgtttttaaaatgtttcctgaacagaaaaaaaagaggggggaaaaagatcctatctccaaatatggtcacttTTGAAAGTACTGAGAGTTTGGACTTCCCAACATAGGAATTCATTCAGCGTATAACAAACCTACTCCCTTTCTTTTACAGGTCAGTTTGCAGAGAACGAAACTAATGAAGTCAATTTTAGAGAGATTCCTTCACATGTGCTATCAAAAGTATGCATGTATTTTACCTACAAGGTTCGCTACACTAACAGCTCCACAGAGATTCCTGAATTCCCAATTGCACCTGAAATTGCACTGGAACTGCTGATGGCTGCAAACTTCCTagattgttaaataaaataaattataataaactgttaacttttttcagtatttaataCCTGTAGTTCAGTTagtaattttttcatatatagcaTGTTGCCTGTGTGCAGTTGAACTTTAAAGTTCACTGCAAAGCAGATTATCTTCTGTTCTTTTGCATAGCAATCAGAGTTGAAATTTGTTTGCTACATCAACAAATTAAGGACATTTTCACAAattgagaaataaacaaatatgccAATTCGTAGGTGGTTTTGCCTTATCCTTTggatgggatttttaaaattagagcagTGGTGATATAGTTAATACTGAAATTTAAGCATAAATGAACACATTCTACAGGTAAATAATGGGGCTAcgtatttttgtgttttcagtgttttttttttaaacctattctGATCTTATAGCCGTTGTTAGCATTACTAGAGTTATGCAAATAATTGCATTATAAACATGTTTATAACTTAGCCaaaacattgatttttataaCTGTCAAAGACATAAGAGGTGACATTTCTTATGTGTCTTTTGATAAACTGCAGTATTGTTTAAGTgtatcttgtctttttgtttattgCTACAATTTAAGAActttatttaaaagcaattttgGAAGATTACTAGGAATAGCTTTTGGAGCAATCACTTTTTGAACTATAGCCACATGGTCAACAAGTAAACTACATGACTGATTTCATGTGCATTGTGCATTTTGGCCAATCCAAAGTACTGTATTTCATTGACTATAAAGCTTCCTTcacaatattcattcttcttaaaTAGTCCCTTGTTGTGACTGCGCTTctgattatttaaatatgttttaaaggaTTCATTATGGACTTTATTCAGCTCTTAAAAGCTAGACTTTTCTGAACTATTCCAGTCTTCCTCCAACcaactgaaatgttaaaaaatttaaaaacgtGGAGTGATACAGTGCAAATCTTACAATGCACCTTGATGTAGTTTATGAATTATcttctattaattaaaatatgtccCAATAAGTATGATACCCATAATCTGTGGGTCTTTTACTGAAATCAGACTTAATAAAGAGGTCATTCAGCTTTTATACTAAACAgacaaaaaatttgaaaaactatGACAGAGCACCTCTGCTTAGGCATGGGAAAAGGAGCACTGGAGTAGGgtttattattatctctatcttagtaataaaataaagctgTCATTATAGGAGATATATAGTTAAGCCTTCAGCTTAGTTCTTTAAGACTGGTTTAATATGGGCCAGTTTTTCTGGAACCTGCCAAGAACATAAACAACCAagatctataaaaataatttttcctcataGAAGACCTAACATTGTACTTTCCAGCTTACTGAAAGCAATTAAATGTTAATTGCATATATTTTAGTAACTTCTCAAGACATACTGGTACATATTTTAGTATAGAAGATTATCAAGTACAAGAATTATATTCTGCTACTTGCTGACAAATAATATCAAAAACCTAAATGATGATCTTAAGGGTCAAAGTGAGAACTAGAATAAAGTTCAACTTTGACCAGTTTTAGTAGGTTACTCTATGTGTTAGATCCAGAAGTAaccttaagtttaaaaaattgaaatagaacaAAGATTAGGAAAAACTGTATATCTTGCAGCAAATGATACTTGCATGTTAATAAAGGCTCTTGACTGAAAGGTTTGATGAACACTTGGTGTTTGatctttttaactttaattttctctttctcctgagaATTCATGAAACTACTTGCTTCAGGACATCTTGCCATATGATTTAGTAgcaagaatttttatttggttaaatCAGAGATAATTTTATATGGCATTGAAAACAGTTTTCTGACACTTGGTAATTAGTTTACTTTCCAAATTATGGGCAGATCTgcccaactttcttttttctgcaCACAAACTGTTACCACAAAATCTTGTTTTATTCagttaatatttcatttctgtacTAAGATTATCTTATGCTTTTTAGATTGCTTATCTTTCATGTAATTATTGACAAATGACAGTCTCCTTACTTTTGAAGTCTTGTTGATACTAAGAAATACAATTTACCGTAAGCAGTAAATTCAGCTCATGttaaaagagaaatagatttAGAGACATCTTGCTATGCATGGAATGGTCATCTTAGTGTGAGCCATATTGCTAAAtttatcaattcttttaaaaatatttcaaatattctgagaaataatataaaactattaAAGATTAAGGAGTGTTTAACCCTAGTAATTcctatttatataattttctataaagAAATTTCATACAACTTAAAGTTTGG
Proteins encoded in this region:
- the ELOC gene encoding elongin-C isoform X2, whose translation is MYVKLISSDGHEFIVKREHALTSGTIKAMLSGPGQFAENETNEVNFREIPSHVLSKVCMYFTYKVRYTNSSTEIPEFPIAPEIALELLMAANFLDC
- the ELOC gene encoding elongin-C isoform X1; its protein translation is MDGEEKTYGGCEGPDAMYVKLISSDGHEFIVKREHALTSGTIKAMLSGPGQFAENETNEVNFREIPSHVLSKVCMYFTYKVRYTNSSTEIPEFPIAPEIALELLMAANFLDC